In Oryzias melastigma strain HK-1 linkage group LG10, ASM292280v2, whole genome shotgun sequence, a single window of DNA contains:
- the LOC112153554 gene encoding interleukin-8: protein MSGMIQALLLLVAAACFTQAQFNEAGQQCLCQRVRNHIMGKNEIKDIQIYQATAFCSKIEIVVTYNNGLRVCLNPELRIMKKAMAAFMKRQNDVKSKPTKSSSTSGSTLTTSN, encoded by the exons ATGTCTGGCATGATTCAAGCGCTTCTCCTCCTGGTCGCCGCGGCCTGCTTCACACAAGCCCAGT TCAATGAGGCTGGACAGCAGTGCCTTTGTCAGCGCGTCAGGAACCACATCatgggaaaaaatgaaataaaagacatccaGATCTACCAGGCAACCGCCTTCTGCAGCAAAATTGAGATTGT AGTGACCTACAATAACGGCCTTCGCGTTTGCCTGAACCCAGAGCTGAGAATTATGAAAAAGGCCATGGCTGCTTTCAT GAAGAGACAGAATGATGTGAAATCCAAGCCGACAAAGTCCTCCTCCACTTCTGGGAGCACCCTCACAACTTCCAACTGA
- the LOC112153460 gene encoding putative monooxygenase p33MONOX isoform X2 has translation MDPGPGDFPAIESGMPSGFCGALSPAVAIRHSIRYDEHMDTPMHSPPSDMTVNTLWKDPIIPRHRFRAEEGQKDKKTLTFEGFAPPKSPVPVVKAKATSFMSSLMTKKTQENLEMFEHQAGLTDDVYSPHKGLSTEETRFPRRADVTVPKLRMPSGDFKEDRLTTSAHPTTSGTPPVTPSVTPSVTPTVSPLSSPALHRRHHPNADMGGNEGGGGGLDKWSFFGSRSVVHKSPTDPGSETSTGFSLQSYFGLQKSSTIDGTNSQITLKVDEPPNFMPPKPEIPGTDKRVPQRPHKLKPRDMNVLTPSGF, from the exons ATGGACCCAGGGCCGGGAGACTTTCCAG CCATTGAATCGGGCATGCCGTCTGGTTTTTGTGGCGCCTTATCACCAGCCGTGGCTATCCGACACAGTATCCGGTACGACGAGCACATGGACACCCCCATGCATTCGCCCCCTTCTGACATGACTGTAAACACCCTGTGGAAAGACCCCATCATCCCACGGCACAGGTTCAGAGCAGag GAAGGTCAGAAAGACAAGAAGACGTTGACGTTTGAGGGATTTGCACCGCCCAAGTCTCCAGTGCCTGTCGTGAAAGCCAAAGCCACCTCTTTCATGAGCTCACTTATGACCA AGAAAACCCAAGAGAATCTAGAGATGTTTGAGCACCAGGCAGGACTAACAGACGACGTTTATTCACCACACAAGGGTCTTTCTACTGAGGAGACCCGCTTTCCTCGACGGGCTGATGTTACAGTTCCT AAGTTGAGAATGCCAAGTGGGGACTTCAAGGAGGACAGGCTTACAACATCAGCACATCCCACCACGAGTGGTACCCCTCCAGTCACCCCTTCTGTCACCCCCAGTGTCACCCCCACTGTCAGTCCCCTCTCATCACCAGCTCTCCATCGAAG ACATCATCCGAACGCAGACATGGGAGGAAACGAGGGAGGAGGCGGAGGCTTAGACAAGTGGAGCTTTTTCGGAAGTCGGTCGGTGGTGCACAAGTCCCCCACTGATCCGGGCTCCGAAACCAGCACAG GCTTCTCACTACAGTCATACTTTGGCCTCCAGAAGTCCTCCACCATAGACGGCACCAACAGCCAAATCACTCTCAAGGTTGACGAACCCCCCAACTTTATGCCCCCCAAGCCTGAAATACCTGGCACTGATAAGCGAGTCCCCCAGCGGCCGCACAAACTCAAGCCTCGGGACATGAATGTTTTAACACCATCAGGCTTTTGA
- the LOC112153460 gene encoding putative monooxygenase p33MONOX isoform X1, giving the protein MDPGPGDFPAIESGMPSGFCGALSPAVAIRHSIRYDEHMDTPMHSPPSDMTVNTLWKDPIIPRHRFRAEEGQKDKKTLTFEGFAPPKSPVPVVKAKATSFMSSLMTKKTQENLEMFEHQAGLTDDVYSPHKGLSTEETRFPRRADVTVPKLRMPSGDFKEDRLTTSAHPTTSGTPPVTPSVTPSVTPTVSPLSSPALHRRNWFHLSSTPFLALPDPDRHHPNADMGGNEGGGGGLDKWSFFGSRSVVHKSPTDPGSETSTGFSLQSYFGLQKSSTIDGTNSQITLKVDEPPNFMPPKPEIPGTDKRVPQRPHKLKPRDMNVLTPSGF; this is encoded by the exons ATGGACCCAGGGCCGGGAGACTTTCCAG CCATTGAATCGGGCATGCCGTCTGGTTTTTGTGGCGCCTTATCACCAGCCGTGGCTATCCGACACAGTATCCGGTACGACGAGCACATGGACACCCCCATGCATTCGCCCCCTTCTGACATGACTGTAAACACCCTGTGGAAAGACCCCATCATCCCACGGCACAGGTTCAGAGCAGag GAAGGTCAGAAAGACAAGAAGACGTTGACGTTTGAGGGATTTGCACCGCCCAAGTCTCCAGTGCCTGTCGTGAAAGCCAAAGCCACCTCTTTCATGAGCTCACTTATGACCA AGAAAACCCAAGAGAATCTAGAGATGTTTGAGCACCAGGCAGGACTAACAGACGACGTTTATTCACCACACAAGGGTCTTTCTACTGAGGAGACCCGCTTTCCTCGACGGGCTGATGTTACAGTTCCT AAGTTGAGAATGCCAAGTGGGGACTTCAAGGAGGACAGGCTTACAACATCAGCACATCCCACCACGAGTGGTACCCCTCCAGTCACCCCTTCTGTCACCCCCAGTGTCACCCCCACTGTCAGTCCCCTCTCATCACCAGCTCTCCATCGAAG GAACTGGTTCCACCTCAGTTCAACACCTTTTCTCGCTCTTCCGGACCCTGACAGACATCATCCGAACGCAGACATGGGAGGAAACGAGGGAGGAGGCGGAGGCTTAGACAAGTGGAGCTTTTTCGGAAGTCGGTCGGTGGTGCACAAGTCCCCCACTGATCCGGGCTCCGAAACCAGCACAG GCTTCTCACTACAGTCATACTTTGGCCTCCAGAAGTCCTCCACCATAGACGGCACCAACAGCCAAATCACTCTCAAGGTTGACGAACCCCCCAACTTTATGCCCCCCAAGCCTGAAATACCTGGCACTGATAAGCGAGTCCCCCAGCGGCCGCACAAACTCAAGCCTCGGGACATGAATGTTTTAACACCATCAGGCTTTTGA